The region ACAGACAAAGTGTTAATCATTGGTGGTGGTGACGGTTTAGCGCTTCGTGATGTACTTAACTGGGGCGCCAATCACATCACCCTGATCGACTTGGACGAGCAGTTACTGGATATTTTTGCTGAGCCGAGCAAGCACCTGCCAGCACCACTGGCCAGAAAAATTAGTGCGCTTAATCAACACAGTTTAACCGATGATAAAGTAACCGTGATGGCCGCTGACGCCTTTATTGCCATCGATCAGCTCATTGCTAATCGCCAGCACTTTGATGCGATTTTGGTCGACTTACCTGATCCCAGTCACCCAGATCTCAACAAGCTTTACTCGGTTAACTTTTACGCTCGGCTTAACCAGCTACTATCAAGCGATGGCGTTATTGGGGTACAGTCAACCAGCCCTTATCATGCTAAAGCTTCGTTTATCGCGATAGGCAATACGTTAAAAGCCGCAAACTTTGCCCATGTTGAGCAATACCACGACAACGTACCCAGCTTTGGTGAATGGGGTTGGAGTATTGCTGCGAAAACAGGCTTATCGCCATCACAACGGCTTGCTCAACTGACGGATTTACCCGTTGAACACAGCTGGCTAACGCTTGAACTCATGCTCTCATCATTTCATTTCCCGCAAGGATTTTATGATGAGCAAGCGCAATATGGCATTAATTATTTAGGCAGTCACACCATATACCAGCTACACCAGCAAGCATGGCGTGATCAGCAGGGAATTACGCAATAGCAATAAGCTGGGCCAACAAGTAAAGCGCAGTATTAGAGTAAGCGGTTTTGTCGCAGACAAAGCGCGAAAAAGTAACAAAAAGTAAAAACTTCGCTGTAGCCGCTTGACATATTATGTCTGAGTGCTACATTAACAACCAATGACATATTATGTCACTTAGCAATTAGTGTCGATATCGCCACTTTGCTACTTAGTTAACATGAGGAAAAACATGAATATACATAAGATAGCTGATCACTTAAATGCGCTAGCAGATAACTCTGAAACCGGGATGGTTTTTGATTGCCAGCCAATTTCGGGTGATGTTGATGTACTGCAAATTACTGTTGAAGGGCGTGAAGAACTCCCGATTTTTGTCTCAGTCACTGACGACCAGATTCTGTGTATTACCTACCTTTGGGGTAGCGACGAAGTTAAACAAGATAAAATCGCTGACATGCACACTGCAATGTTAGAGATGAGTATTCCTATGCCATTGTCGTCTTTCTCGAAAATTGGCGACAAGTACGTTATTTTCGGCGCCCTTTCAATTAGCTCGACGTTTGCCGATATTGAGCACGAGTTAGCAGTGTTAAGTAACAACGCGATCGAAATTATCGACGATATGAGCGATTACCTAGTTTAAATAAACCATCATTGAGGAGCAATTTATGAGTATTTTTAAGAAAATTATGACAGCGATCCGTGGTGGTGCTACGGAAGTGGGTGAAGCAATTGTTGATGCCAATGGCACCCGCATTTTTGAACAAGAAATTCGCGATGCCGAGCATCACCTAACCAAAGCAAAACGCGATTTAACCAATGTGATGGCACAGCAAATGGCAGCGAGCCGTGAAGTAGAGCGCCTAAACCGCGAAATTACTGAGCACGAAGGCTATGCCGCACAAGCACTGGAAAAAGGTGATGAGTCACTGGCACTAGCGGTTGCTGAAAAAATCGCAAGCTTAGAAACTGAGCTAGGCTCACAGCAGCAAGCGTTAACGAGTTTTGAAACCAACGCAAACCGCTTAAAAGAGCTAGTGCGCAAGAGCGAACGCCAAATTCAAGAGCACAAGCGTCAACTGTCGATGGTTAAAACCACAGAGAGCGTGCAAAAAGCGACATCAGCAATCACGGATAACTTTTCGTCAAGCAACTCTAAGTTGTTAAATGCCAAAGACTCGCTAGAGCGCATCAAAGCTAAGCAACAGCAGTTCGACGACAAAATGAAAGCCGCTGAAGCACTTGAAGCAGAAACGGGTGACGGCTCATTAGAAGCACAGTTAAAAGCTGCGGGTATTGGCGCTGCAGATAACAACGCAAGCTCAGTATTAGATCGCATTAAAGCGAAGCAAAACAAAAGCTAATTAAATAAGAGTTACCCAACCAACTCAGTCTACCTCGTCGTTCCCCCCTGCGACTTGTTAGGCTGAGTTTTCTTGTTTGTGGCACTTGCTTAAAGGATATTTTATGAGTTTTATCAAAAAGCTATTTGGCAACGAAGAAAAACAACGCGCAGTCACGCAAGCTAAAGATTTACAGCTTAACGACATGATTGCCATGTCTGACAGTTTTGGCTTACCTAGCCTGCTACGCGACCAGCAATTTCAAGTAACCGCAATCAACTGTTACGAGTTTGAACACCGCACGCAGACTGAGTGGGTGTTAACTGGCCAGAGCGATATCGAACTTTATTTGTCGCTTGAAGCCGACGACAAAACCTACCTCAAATTTTCCCTTAAAATAGCGGATGCTGATGTTGAAACCTTGTTTGATTTAGAGGAGTTTTCGACCGTATTTGACGAGCCCGGTCATGCTCAGCTTTCTCGTCAATCAGACTCAACACATACCCAAGACTGGAGCGATAGCCATTATCAGCAACAAGCCTTTGCACAAGTGGGTTATTTTCACCGCAAAGACAATCGCGTGAGCAATCTAAGCCAGTATGAAGGCAGCGATAGCGGTGAGCAGTTTGAGCTTTATACCTTATACAACCAAGATGAAGACAAGGGTATTGATATTGAGGTATGGCAAGACGGCGATACGGATGTCTTTCTTACCTTGTTTCGCCCGGTCACTGACATCGTAGATATGTACCCGGGGAGCTAGCCATGTCGCGCAAATTACCCGAAAAATGGGAATCATCGGTAAAAGCCATGAAAGCGGTGCAAGTGGCATTTGATATGGATGAGCAATTTCAGCTCGCCATTCGCCGCGAAGCGCTTGATGCTGGTTTAAGCCCCTCTGATCAAATCCGTACCATTCTCGGTTTACCCACCAGCAAACGGCCTAAACGGCCAAGGTTAACGGTTAGCCTATCACCAGCAGATTATGAGCTATTAGCTGAAAAATATGGATTAACCGCCGATCAACAACTGGAAATCAAGCGAAAATTGATGGATGATTTGGTCTTACATGTTAAAAATCAACAAGATTAAACACGCCATATCATGATTGTCTTTAAATCCATTATCGAAAAGTCTGGTTTTTACCACATCGACGAATACGGTGTAAAAAACTATAACCTCGGCATTATTAGCTTATTCGCCATTGCCCTTTTTATCTCGCTCACACTTTGTTTTGGTTACATCACTTATCAAGCGGAGTTTGGGCAAGAAAATGCCACGATTAGTGATTATCACGATGCCGTTTGGTTGATGTTAATGGCTTCTTCGACCATAGGATTTGGCGGGGAATTACCAGTGACTGTGCTTGGCCGCATTATGGTATTCTCAATGTTTGTCTTAGGGGTGGGTATTCTTGGCTTGCTTGGTGGTGTATTTGTACAAAAGGCCTTTGGCTTTTCCGACACCAATATCAAGAATCGTGAGCTAAGAAAGCAAAACCAAGAGATACTCGCCAAAGTGAATCAATTAGAGCAAAAAATTGATCAACTATTGGCGAACCAAAACGCCAAATAAAAACGGCACGCTAACAAGCTACTCCCCCACTTAGCCATTTGAAATGACTCATAAGCTCGCTAACTCGCCAACGGCTACAACTTGGTGAGCGACATTGGCTATGCCAAGCTGGCATAAAACTTAGTGAAGCAATAGCAATAAAAAACAAAAACTGGAAAAGGGAAGCTTGTAAAAACACTGACACTTATCGCTGGCCTAACAAGCTTGTTGGCGTTATCTGGCGGTACCAGCTATTGACGCGCAACCTTGTCTCGATATCAAAAAACTTTCTCGCGAGAAGTTAGCTTTAAATGCATGAATATATTAATTCATTCACTAATCTTTCTTTAAACCTGAGGTTACTAACTACTCGGCAACCTGTGTGGTTGCCGACGTCACTTTTTCCACACGTACCACTAACCCAGTTGCTGCATCATAGTCGCTGCGGTACCTATCTGCTTGGCCGGCGCCAATAAACTTGGTAAGTGTTTGCCAGCCACTTTCTAACTGCTTAGTACTGTTACTCGACGTTAACGGCTGGTGCACCTCAAAAAGCTTTAAGCCTGGCTTTTCATAGGACATTTTTACTGGTTGGTCGATGATTTTTACCGGTGTATTGAGCGCTACATTGTCGTAAAGCCACTTAATGTCATCGTCGTACATACGAATACATCCGTAACCAGCACGCGTGCCGATACCAAAGCGTTGGTTAGTGCCGTGAATAAGGTATTCACTGGTCGCTAACCTCAGTGCGTATTTACCGAATGGATTGGTTGGGCCAGGTGGAATTTCATCCGCTAAGACAGCGCCTTTTTCTGCAAGGTAACGCGCTTTCATTTCCTCGCTCGGTCGCCAAATGGGCGCTTTGCGTTTCTCGCCGATATAGCTCGTCAGGTTTAGCATAGCGAGCCCTTTTCGGCCTATGCCCACCGGAAAGACATGAACCTTATTTTGCTCAGGTTGAAAATAGTACAACCTAAGCTCCGGCAAGTTGATCACCACGCCTTTGCGCTCAACAAATGGCAACAACAATTGCGTGGGAATATGAATCCTTGAGTGCTCAGTTTTTATATTACCATCAACTTCGCTATTTACTGCCTTATCTAGTTCCTTGGCTTGTACCTTGAGCGAGGCGTATACCTCATTACCTGAAGGCTTTTGATAAGTTAAAAATGGATCTACCCCCGGGTTGGCGGCAATCAATGCGAGAAAACCAACATTATATTGCTCAGCTAAACGTTGAAAGTAATCACCACTGACGACTTGATGTTGGGTCGGCTCACCAATCAATCGCTGATTTGAAGGGGGTAAAGAATAAGACTTGGCCACTACAGCAGTATGAACCGCACTAAAGCCAGCCGAGCACAATAACGTGAGAATAAGTAAAGGTTTTACCACCATTTAATACCTCTAACGTGCATGCTAACGTCCTTATCACTGACTTTTGATTCGCCTAATACTGCGTAGCTTAACCTAGCTTGAAATAACAACGGCTAAGTGATGAATAACCCCATCGCGACAAGTTTATTCATCACCACAGCGGCTTTATCGCCAGTGCTTATTCATCGTTTCAGTTATTGCCGTTTAAGCTACCAGCGATTGTGCAACCCCTCTCGCATTGAATTTGATACACCCTTACAGCCAGTACGGCTCTACTTTAACTGCTGCTTGATATGACTGATTAATCACTTGCAGCAGGTTATCGACTTTGGTGTTTAACCAGCGGTTGAGCTTTTGTGAGCTTTGCTCAATCGCATTTAATTGCTGTTGCAATAAGTTGAGTGTCGCCAGCTCTTCAATACCGTGAAATACATCCAACCAAGTACGGCGATATTCAGTGCGGCTGCTTTGCTCATACAAGGCGCCAAACCAGCTGCCAGTATGCAAACTGGAAAACAAATGCTGTTGAATCACTAAATATTCCTGCGCACTGAGTTGCATTTTATTACCGCAAATCTCTTTAATGGCCGTTAAGTTGTTGCTCAACTTAGTTTTCGCGTGTTCAGTTAGCGAACGCGTTTTCTCAACGGGCTTCACCACAGGATCGAGAATAAATTGCAACAAGTGAAGTTGCAGCAAATTAAACTTAGCTGACATCAGCTCGTGTTGAATCACTTCTTCACTTGGAAACTGGCTGCGTTCAATTTTTAGGGTAGACACCAGCTGGTTACTGTATTCAAGCTTCTTGCGGTAATTGCCCGACTTCAACGTTAGGTCGTTAATATGAATAGCCGTTTCTAACCAGCTTAAACTTTCTAGCGACTCTTTCAACAAGCTTTCAAGCAAGTTAAAGGTCGTTGACGCAATTAAGTTTTGGTGTAAATAAAGCCCTTGTTGAATAAAGCTCAACGCCTCAAATACCTGCTTAACATGCGTCAATTCAGCTGCGGCGAGTGATTGACCAATAGCTTGTTGTAAACAACTGAGACCATGCTCAAAGCCCAATACCATCGCCTTTTCAACCGATAGCTCAGGGTTTAATGGCACCTGAAAACTGATTTCATCAGTCGTTGAGCGATGAATTGCCCCTTGCCATAGTAGATAACCACGTGCGGCTTTACTTTGTCTTCCCGGCGTCACGGTAAATGCCTGGCAAAGCTCTTTTGCCAGCGTAAAAATAGCTTGGCGCTCGCCACTGACAAGCTCTAATTCAATTTCATTGATCGGCAATATTTGCCCTTTCGATTGGCCTTTTGAATGGCCTTTTGATTCGATAATGCCTTGATCAAAAGCCACTTCAACAACCGAGTCTCCCACATTCACTTGCCACGTAGTGCGATAAAAGTTCGTTGAAAAGATCGCCTGCAAGTTTGCTTGAAGCTGTTCAACATCAGTGGTTGTCGGCCAAATATCCGCAGGAAACAACGCTAGTTCAGGCGTACTATCGTCAATCGCTACATTGTATTCTGGCCGTTGGTGCAATCCACCGACGACAATACCTGCCGTTTTAATCGTTTGCTCGGTGTAATCGTCGGCTTTGCGCACTCGTAGGCCAAAGTCATACTGGCGAAGCATACGATCACTGGTGTCAAAGTAAGTGTTGCTAAGTTGGCGTGCAGCCTGGGTGTAGGTATATTGGCGTTGGTTGAGGAGTTGTGTAAATTGACTAACGACATCGCCGCCATCAATCAGGTATTTAAGCTCAATTTCTGTGGACATGTAACAGTTAATGGACTCCTAGCTATTCGCAAGCTTACGTGGATGTCCTTGTGAAAAACCAGAGAAATAGATTACAAAACCGCCACTTAACAAGCAAGCCTTTTCTCGACACTCCAGGTGCTTTTGCCTGTGAAACAACCATATTTGGCGTTATTTTAAAGCGATTATCGCTTATTCTTTATTTTCCAAAGCTCTGGCTTGCGCTCTTGTTCACAAAGCCCTAATATCGTCTCCATCTTTATCACAGTATTTCAATCGGTATCGCATGGGGAAATTACTTAAATTAGCGGGTGCAGCCTTATTTGCAGTGTCTTTAACAAGTGCTGCTCAGCAAGCTAACACTGAGTATCAGGACGGTTTTATTTCAGATGAACTATTCATTTACATGCACTCTGGCGCAGGCAATAACTACCGAATTGTCGGCAGTATTAATGCGGGATCACAAGTTAAGTTAACCGGTGAAAAGAACAGTGGTTACACCCAAATCATTGACGAAAAAGATCGCACGGCATGGGTTGAAGACAAATACGTGTCAACCAAACCTGGCTTGCGACACGTGGTAGCTGAGCTCAATGGCCAACTTGCCTCGACCAGCGAGCAAGAATCACAGCTTAAAGCGCAAATTGCCAGCAACAAAAAGCAACTCTCTGCCATTCAATCAGAAAATACCGAGTTGACCAACAAAATTGCAACGCTGGAAAGCGAACTAGCCAGTGCACAGTCAAAGCTGGAAACGCAGGATTTCGATGTCATGAAAGAATGGTTTTTTAACGGTGGAATTGTTGCTGGCCTCGGCTTATTAGTCGGCTTGTTTATCCCGCAACTCTTTGGCCGCAAAAAGTCGTCCATGGATAGTTGGAAATAGGCATAGGCTCTCGTCGCCGTTTGTTATCTTATACTAGGTTGTGCTCACTGAGTTTGTCGTGACTAAGTTTATCGCGACCAAGGTGCCCTAGCTTAGCGACACTAAACCAAAGCCTCAAAGTGAGGCTTTTTTTGTAAGTTCGCTACTGACTTTTGTGAACTTCTCTAGATTTTTTTGGTCATTTAGCCCAATAGCACTTCATCAGGTTAGCGATGATATACGCTTTTGAACCTGCTAGTGGTGGTCTTTAGCTGTAAACCGGAAACCGCATTAATGCACATAATTTTTGATGTTCTTCACCTTTATTATTTACCACAATACTTGCCTGTTGCTAAAGAGCTAAGCAAGCGAGGCTGTGACATAGAATTTGTCTTCTATCACAGTGCTCATGACCAAATTATCGGAGGTATTATCGCCGCGGAAGAGCTGCGCGCGAACTGGGTGAGTACTGCCAGCCAATCAGCGCAACTTTATCTAAAAAAACAAGCTGACTGGGTGGTGTTCGCCAATGCCTACCACCATTTAGACAAGGTCCATAGCGTCAGTAAATCAGTACAACTAGGCCATGGTATTGGCCCTAAATCCAGTTACTATAAAAAATCTGATACACCGACAACCGTGCGCTTTGTCGAGGGTGCCTATCGCACTCAGCGCTTTAAAGAGATGTACCCGAACGACACCTTTGTTGATGTTGGCTTTGCCAAACTGGATCCAATCATCAATAACGAAGGGGTCGGTTTTGACTTAACGAGTCTTGGCTTAGATCCCAGCAAACCAACTATCGCCTACGCACCAACCTTTTATCCCAGCAGCTTAGAGCGTTTTCCCAAAAATTGGCCGGCATCGTTCGCCGACTACAATATTTTAATCAAACCTCACTATTTTTCGGTCAGCAAGCCCAGATACAAAAAACACTTAAAGCGACTCAACCATTGGGCTAAATTTGACAATGTTTATCTCGCTCAAGTCTCTGACTATTGCCTGACCCCGTTTTTAAGCAGCGCAGATATTTTAATCAGTGATGCTTCGTCAGCATTATTTGAGTTTGCAGCATTAAATAAACCGGTGATTTGGTGTGATTTTTTGAAATTGCGCTGGGGCTACCGAGGTGTATTTAGCTATCGCTTCAAACGCCGCATGGATGAAGACTACGGCGAATACACCAACATTGCCGCTCACGCCAACTCCTACAAAGCTGTTAAAAGCTTGGTTGATAGCCATGTTTCCCAGCCCAAGCAACTTGAACACATCAGGTTAGCATTGAGTGAGAAACTCGCGGGCAAGCTCGACGGGCAAGCGAGTTCGCGCATTGCCGACTACCTACTCAGCCACTAAGCGCTATGGTAAACTGCTCCACAGTTTGATCGTTACTCACCAATAAAGAGATTTCATGAAGAAGATTGGTTACACCACTGGCGTGTTTGATATGTTCCATATCGGCCACCTCAATGTGTTAAAGCGCGCAAGTTTAGAATGTGATTACCTTATTGTGGGCGTCACTAGCGATGAACTCTCGCTACAAGCCAAGAACAAGCAACCTATTATTCCGTTTAGCGAGCGCATGGAGATTGTAGAGGCGATAAAGTTTGTTGATGAAGTTGTGCCGCAAACTAGCTACGATAAAATGGCCGCTTGGAACAACTTAAAGTTTGACATGATGTTTGTCGGTGATGACTGGAAAGGCACAGAAAAATGGTTGCAAATAGAGCAAGAATTCAACAAAGTAGGCGTTGAAATCATGTACTTTCCTTATACCACACATACATCGAGTACCATTTTACGCGAAGCCTTGGGCGATTTAGTTAAATAATATCCTATGCATTTTTTCTCATCTATCAAAAGTCGAGCACTGTATTTGCTTGCAGCTAGCAGCTTTCCTGTTTTTGCCGGTCCTTGGGTTGACACAAACGACGCATTTTTACGAGAAAGTATTGAACACCTTGCCGACGTTAACTTGGTAACGACACCGACCACCACGTTTCCACTGATGTGGCGAGATATTGCTCGAGACCTTGAGCAAGCACCAATTCACTTAATGGATGAGCACACCTTATCGGCGTTTACCTACGTGAACCATCAGCTCAAGCTTGCCAAGAAAAATACCAAGCGAGTAGAGCTGAACATCGCGAGCAAAGATGCCAGATTTACGAGCTTTGGCGATAAGTACCGAGATAAAAACACGATTCAGATCCACACCTCATTTATGACGGATCATTTTGCCTTTAATTTTGCGCCAAAGTACACCTCATCGCCAAGTGACGATGATAAAGTTACCTATGATGGCAGTTATGCTGCAGCCTTTGTTGGCAATTGGGTGCTTAGTGCTGGCATGCAAAACCGCTGGTGGGGGCCAGGTTGGGATACGAGTTTGAGCTTGTCGAGCAACGCCCGCCCGTTACCTGCGGTTTCCCTGTCCAGATTATCGGCAGAGCCTGTGACAGTGCCATTTACCGAACATCAAATCCCATGGACGGTGACTACCTTTATGGGCCTGATGGATGACGATCGAGTAGTGGATGATGCCCTGCTTTGGGGGTTCAGATTAAACTTTCGCCCAGCCCAAAATTGGGAAGTAGGTATTTCTCGCTTAGCTCAATGGGCAGGTGACGGACGCCCAAGCGGCTTTGATACCTTTGTCGATGTGCTAGCCGGTCGTGACAATTGTGGCGGTGTCGGCCCTTCTGTTGAAGAATGTGCGGCAGGTGAAGAGCCGGGTAACCAACTTGCGGGTTATGATATTCGCTACTCCACCAAACTATTCAATCACCCGTTGGCGCTGTATTTTACCGCTTTCGCAGAAGACGGTGATAGCAAAGGTGGCTTGAGTATTTTAGGGGAAGAGCGCTACCAAGCCGGGCTTGATACGCGTACCACTGTATTCGGTAGAAACTGGCGTTTATTTGCCGAGTGGACAGACACCTATGCCAAATGTCGTGACGGCCGAAACGGCGATGGCACCTCAGCGATTGGTGATTGTTATTACGAACACCACATATATGAAACGGGTGTGCGCTACAAAGGACGAGTACTGGGTAATTTATACGAAAACGATGCGACGAGTATTGTCTTTGGCGCCATCTCACAAGTCGAAAATAACTTAGCTTATCAAGTTAAGTTGCGCTTTTTGGAGCTGAACCAAGACAACAATGACAAGGCA is a window of Thalassotalea euphylliae DNA encoding:
- a CDS encoding YjfI family protein, with the translated sequence MNIHKIADHLNALADNSETGMVFDCQPISGDVDVLQITVEGREELPIFVSVTDDQILCITYLWGSDEVKQDKIADMHTAMLEMSIPMPLSSFSKIGDKYVIFGALSISSTFADIEHELAVLSNNAIEIIDDMSDYLV
- a CDS encoding PspA/IM30 family protein translates to MSIFKKIMTAIRGGATEVGEAIVDANGTRIFEQEIRDAEHHLTKAKRDLTNVMAQQMAASREVERLNREITEHEGYAAQALEKGDESLALAVAEKIASLETELGSQQQALTSFETNANRLKELVRKSERQIQEHKRQLSMVKTTESVQKATSAITDNFSSSNSKLLNAKDSLERIKAKQQQFDDKMKAAEALEAETGDGSLEAQLKAAGIGAADNNASSVLDRIKAKQNKS
- a CDS encoding immune inhibitor A domain-containing protein, producing the protein MSFIKKLFGNEEKQRAVTQAKDLQLNDMIAMSDSFGLPSLLRDQQFQVTAINCYEFEHRTQTEWVLTGQSDIELYLSLEADDKTYLKFSLKIADADVETLFDLEEFSTVFDEPGHAQLSRQSDSTHTQDWSDSHYQQQAFAQVGYFHRKDNRVSNLSQYEGSDSGEQFELYTLYNQDEDKGIDIEVWQDGDTDVFLTLFRPVTDIVDMYPGS
- a CDS encoding ion channel, translating into MIVFKSIIEKSGFYHIDEYGVKNYNLGIISLFAIALFISLTLCFGYITYQAEFGQENATISDYHDAVWLMLMASSTIGFGGELPVTVLGRIMVFSMFVLGVGILGLLGGVFVQKAFGFSDTNIKNRELRKQNQEILAKVNQLEQKIDQLLANQNAK
- a CDS encoding L,D-transpeptidase family protein, yielding MVVKPLLILTLLCSAGFSAVHTAVVAKSYSLPPSNQRLIGEPTQHQVVSGDYFQRLAEQYNVGFLALIAANPGVDPFLTYQKPSGNEVYASLKVQAKELDKAVNSEVDGNIKTEHSRIHIPTQLLLPFVERKGVVINLPELRLYYFQPEQNKVHVFPVGIGRKGLAMLNLTSYIGEKRKAPIWRPSEEMKARYLAEKGAVLADEIPPGPTNPFGKYALRLATSEYLIHGTNQRFGIGTRAGYGCIRMYDDDIKWLYDNVALNTPVKIIDQPVKMSYEKPGLKLFEVHQPLTSSNSTKQLESGWQTLTKFIGAGQADRYRSDYDAATGLVVRVEKVTSATTQVAE
- a CDS encoding CYTH domain-containing protein, whose translation is MSTEIELKYLIDGGDVVSQFTQLLNQRQYTYTQAARQLSNTYFDTSDRMLRQYDFGLRVRKADDYTEQTIKTAGIVVGGLHQRPEYNVAIDDSTPELALFPADIWPTTTDVEQLQANLQAIFSTNFYRTTWQVNVGDSVVEVAFDQGIIESKGHSKGQSKGQILPINEIELELVSGERQAIFTLAKELCQAFTVTPGRQSKAARGYLLWQGAIHRSTTDEISFQVPLNPELSVEKAMVLGFEHGLSCLQQAIGQSLAAAELTHVKQVFEALSFIQQGLYLHQNLIASTTFNLLESLLKESLESLSWLETAIHINDLTLKSGNYRKKLEYSNQLVSTLKIERSQFPSEEVIQHELMSAKFNLLQLHLLQFILDPVVKPVEKTRSLTEHAKTKLSNNLTAIKEICGNKMQLSAQEYLVIQQHLFSSLHTGSWFGALYEQSSRTEYRRTWLDVFHGIEELATLNLLQQQLNAIEQSSQKLNRWLNTKVDNLLQVINQSYQAAVKVEPYWL
- a CDS encoding TIGR04211 family SH3 domain-containing protein, which produces MGKLLKLAGAALFAVSLTSAAQQANTEYQDGFISDELFIYMHSGAGNNYRIVGSINAGSQVKLTGEKNSGYTQIIDEKDRTAWVEDKYVSTKPGLRHVVAELNGQLASTSEQESQLKAQIASNKKQLSAIQSENTELTNKIATLESELASAQSKLETQDFDVMKEWFFNGGIVAGLGLLVGLFIPQLFGRKKSSMDSWK
- a CDS encoding CDP-glycerol glycerophosphotransferase family protein, with the translated sequence MHIIFDVLHLYYLPQYLPVAKELSKRGCDIEFVFYHSAHDQIIGGIIAAEELRANWVSTASQSAQLYLKKQADWVVFANAYHHLDKVHSVSKSVQLGHGIGPKSSYYKKSDTPTTVRFVEGAYRTQRFKEMYPNDTFVDVGFAKLDPIINNEGVGFDLTSLGLDPSKPTIAYAPTFYPSSLERFPKNWPASFADYNILIKPHYFSVSKPRYKKHLKRLNHWAKFDNVYLAQVSDYCLTPFLSSADILISDASSALFEFAALNKPVIWCDFLKLRWGYRGVFSYRFKRRMDEDYGEYTNIAAHANSYKAVKSLVDSHVSQPKQLEHIRLALSEKLAGKLDGQASSRIADYLLSH
- a CDS encoding adenylyltransferase/cytidyltransferase family protein, whose protein sequence is MKKIGYTTGVFDMFHIGHLNVLKRASLECDYLIVGVTSDELSLQAKNKQPIIPFSERMEIVEAIKFVDEVVPQTSYDKMAAWNNLKFDMMFVGDDWKGTEKWLQIEQEFNKVGVEIMYFPYTTHTSSTILREALGDLVK
- a CDS encoding capsule assembly Wzi family protein; amino-acid sequence: MHFFSSIKSRALYLLAASSFPVFAGPWVDTNDAFLRESIEHLADVNLVTTPTTTFPLMWRDIARDLEQAPIHLMDEHTLSAFTYVNHQLKLAKKNTKRVELNIASKDARFTSFGDKYRDKNTIQIHTSFMTDHFAFNFAPKYTSSPSDDDKVTYDGSYAAAFVGNWVLSAGMQNRWWGPGWDTSLSLSSNARPLPAVSLSRLSAEPVTVPFTEHQIPWTVTTFMGLMDDDRVVDDALLWGFRLNFRPAQNWEVGISRLAQWAGDGRPSGFDTFVDVLAGRDNCGGVGPSVEECAAGEEPGNQLAGYDIRYSTKLFNHPLALYFTAFAEDGDSKGGLSILGEERYQAGLDTRTTVFGRNWRLFAEWTDTYAKCRDGRNGDGTSAIGDCYYEHHIYETGVRYKGRVLGNLYENDATSIVFGAISQVENNLAYQVKLRFLELNQDNNDKAPNNPLIGNTLTPIAEDLMMLSGKVQYSYQNWRFTLDADISQSSFENDIEDDTNANLSLNIEFML